A window of Jannaschia sp. M317 contains these coding sequences:
- the panC gene encoding pantoate--beta-alanine ligase, with the protein MQICRSVQEMRTACRALRRDGTLGFVPTMGGLHAGHMALVVRAAEVSEAVVASVFVNPTQFESGADLAAYPSDTDADLAALEAAGVAAVFLPQATDVYPEGAETIVEVTRLGTMLHGAVRPGHFKGVATVVTKLFNIAQPDVACFGKKDYQQLALIRRMVRDLHFGLRIEAVETVREADGLAMSSRNARLSAVERAAAPVLNQALRDAAEVLRSGGDVPTAEAAVRARIAAEPLATLAGFDVVEAGDFTPVATRAGGVLGMMISAQLGDVLLLDQMEVSV; encoded by the coding sequence ATGCAGATCTGTCGAAGCGTGCAGGAGATGCGGACCGCCTGCCGGGCGTTGCGCCGCGACGGGACGCTGGGGTTCGTACCGACCATGGGGGGCCTGCATGCCGGGCACATGGCGCTCGTCGTGCGCGCGGCGGAGGTGTCGGAGGCGGTCGTGGCCTCGGTCTTTGTGAACCCCACCCAATTCGAGAGCGGGGCCGACCTGGCGGCCTATCCGTCGGACACCGACGCCGATCTGGCCGCGCTGGAAGCGGCGGGCGTTGCGGCGGTGTTTCTGCCCCAGGCGACTGATGTCTACCCGGAGGGGGCGGAGACCATCGTGGAGGTCACCCGGCTGGGCACGATGTTGCACGGCGCGGTGCGGCCCGGGCATTTCAAGGGCGTGGCCACGGTAGTGACCAAGCTGTTCAACATCGCGCAGCCCGATGTCGCCTGTTTCGGCAAGAAGGATTATCAGCAACTGGCGCTGATCCGGCGCATGGTGCGCGACCTGCATTTCGGTCTTCGGATCGAGGCAGTCGAGACGGTGCGCGAGGCTGACGGGCTGGCCATGTCGTCGCGCAATGCCCGCCTGTCGGCGGTGGAACGGGCGGCGGCACCGGTCCTGAACCAGGCCCTGCGCGACGCGGCAGAGGTTCTGCGAAGCGGCGGCGATGTCCCCACCGCCGAAGCCGCGGTCCGGGCCCGTATCGCGGCCGAGCCTTTGGCGACGTTGGCGGGGTTCGACGTGGTCGAGGCAGGCGATTTCACCCCGGTCGCAACACGGGCCGGGGGCGTTCTGGGGATGATGATCTCGGCCCAATTGGGCGATGTGCTGCTGCTGGATCAGATGGAGGTCTCTGTCTGA
- a CDS encoding alpha/beta fold hydrolase, which produces MTPLLLLPGMMCDARLFAPQILTLSDRAVMVAPITDFDTTEALAAEVLRVAPPRFALAGLSMGGIVAMEMLAQAPDRIAGLCLMDTNPKAEHPAVAAGRQPQIDKVLGGGLRGVMRDEMKPNYLADGPNRGAILDTCMAMAETLGAEVFVRQSRALAGRTDRQDTLRGAVVPTLVLCGAEDSLCPLHRHELMRDLVPGSDLVVVDGAGHLPTLEQPDAVTDALRAWLAKVDTA; this is translated from the coding sequence ATGACTCCTCTGCTTCTTTTGCCCGGAATGATGTGCGACGCGCGACTGTTCGCGCCTCAGATCCTGACGTTGTCGGACCGGGCGGTCATGGTCGCCCCGATCACGGACTTCGACACGACCGAAGCGCTGGCCGCCGAAGTTCTGCGCGTCGCGCCGCCTCGATTTGCCTTGGCAGGGCTGAGCATGGGGGGGATCGTCGCGATGGAGATGCTCGCCCAGGCCCCCGACCGGATTGCCGGCCTGTGCCTGATGGACACCAACCCAAAGGCGGAACACCCCGCCGTCGCCGCCGGGCGGCAGCCGCAGATCGACAAGGTCCTGGGCGGGGGCCTGCGCGGCGTGATGCGCGACGAGATGAAGCCGAACTACCTGGCGGATGGCCCGAACCGGGGGGCCATCCTGGACACGTGCATGGCCATGGCCGAGACGTTGGGGGCCGAGGTCTTCGTGCGCCAATCCCGCGCTTTGGCGGGGCGCACCGACAGGCAGGATACGTTGCGCGGCGCGGTGGTCCCGACGCTGGTGCTGTGTGGTGCAGAAGACAGCCTCTGCCCGCTGCACCGCCATGAGTTGATGCGTGATCTGGTCCCCGGGTCCGACCTGGTGGTGGTGGACGGCGCAGGTCACCTGCCGACCCTGGAACAACCCGATGCGGTGACCGACGCATTGCGTGCCTGGCTGGCAAAGGTAGACACCGCGTGA
- the arfB gene encoding alternative ribosome rescue aminoacyl-tRNA hydrolase ArfB: MPLSVTPEIEIQDWELTEQFVRAGGPGGQNVNKVSSAVELRFEAERSPSLPGPVKARLKRLAGRRWTKEGAVVIQASEERSQARNRAVARDRLVELVRAAAVKPKRRVKTRVSLNQKRKRVEAKKRRGEVKALRGGVEE, translated from the coding sequence ATGCCGCTTTCCGTGACCCCAGAAATCGAGATTCAGGACTGGGAGTTGACCGAGCAGTTCGTCCGCGCGGGCGGGCCCGGCGGGCAGAACGTCAACAAGGTGTCGAGCGCGGTGGAGCTGCGGTTCGAGGCGGAGCGGTCGCCGTCCCTGCCGGGGCCGGTGAAGGCGCGGCTGAAACGGCTGGCGGGGAGGCGGTGGACGAAGGAGGGGGCCGTGGTGATCCAGGCGTCCGAGGAACGGTCGCAGGCGCGCAACCGCGCGGTGGCCCGGGACCGGCTGGTGGAACTGGTGCGCGCGGCGGCGGTGAAACCGAAACGCCGGGTGAAGACGCGGGTGTCGCTCAACCAGAAGCGCAAACGGGTGGAGGCGAAGAAGCGGCGCGGGGAGGTTAAGGCGCTTAGGGGTGGGGTGGAGGAGTAG
- the pncB gene encoding nicotinate phosphoribosyltransferase, with protein MNDIATRVWNHKWKIDPIVRSLIDTDFYKLLMCQSVFRNRPDTKVTFSLINRSRHVPLADLIDEGELREQLDHVRTLSLSRGESTWLRGNTFYGQRQMFRPDFMEWFEALRLPPYHLERVGDQYELTFEGAWPEVMLWEIPALAILMELRSRAVLADMGRFELQVLYARAMTRVWEKVDRLRALPDLRLADFGTRRRHSFLWQDWCVQALHEGLGDSFGGTSNCLIAKNRDLEAIGTNAHELPMVYAALTDGDAALARAPYDVLADWHEEHSGNLRIILPDTYGTQGFLDRAPDWLAGWTGIRIDSGDPAKGAETAIRWWQDRGEDPTEKLVIFSDGLDVDKIEQLHAQFRGRVRVSFGWGTLLTNDFRGLVDGDRLAPFSLVCKAVEADGRPTVKLSDNPKKAMGPAAEVARYKRVFGVGEQVAEEVVV; from the coding sequence ATGAACGACATCGCCACCCGCGTCTGGAACCACAAGTGGAAGATCGACCCCATCGTCCGCTCTCTTATCGACACGGATTTCTACAAGCTGCTGATGTGCCAGTCGGTCTTCCGCAACCGGCCCGACACCAAGGTCACCTTCAGCCTGATCAACCGCTCCAGACACGTGCCCCTGGCCGACCTGATCGACGAGGGCGAGCTGCGCGAACAACTCGACCACGTCCGCACCCTGTCGCTGTCGCGCGGCGAAAGCACCTGGCTGCGCGGCAATACCTTCTATGGCCAGCGCCAGATGTTCCGCCCCGACTTCATGGAGTGGTTCGAGGCCCTGCGCCTGCCGCCCTACCACCTGGAACGCGTGGGCGACCAATACGAGCTGACCTTCGAAGGCGCCTGGCCCGAGGTCATGCTCTGGGAAATCCCCGCGCTCGCCATCCTGATGGAACTCCGCTCGCGCGCGGTGCTGGCCGACATGGGCCGGTTCGAGCTTCAGGTCCTCTATGCCCGCGCCATGACCCGCGTGTGGGAAAAGGTCGACCGCCTGCGCGCCCTGCCGGATTTGCGCCTGGCCGACTTTGGCACCCGGCGCCGCCACTCCTTCCTCTGGCAGGACTGGTGCGTCCAGGCCCTGCACGAAGGCCTGGGCGACAGCTTCGGCGGCACCTCCAACTGCCTCATTGCCAAGAACCGCGACCTGGAGGCGATCGGCACCAATGCCCACGAACTCCCCATGGTCTACGCCGCCCTGACCGACGGCGACGCAGCCCTCGCCCGCGCCCCCTACGACGTGCTGGCCGATTGGCACGAGGAGCATTCGGGCAACCTGCGCATCATCCTGCCCGACACCTACGGCACCCAGGGCTTCCTTGACCGCGCACCCGACTGGCTGGCGGGCTGGACCGGCATCCGCATCGACAGCGGCGATCCGGCGAAGGGCGCCGAGACCGCGATCCGCTGGTGGCAGGACCGGGGCGAGGACCCGACGGAGAAGCTGGTGATCTTCTCGGACGGTCTGGACGTGGACAAGATCGAGCAACTCCACGCCCAATTCCGGGGCCGTGTCCGGGTCAGCTTCGGCTGGGGCACCCTCCTGACCAACGACTTCCGAGGCCTGGTAGACGGCGACCGCCTGGCCCCGTTCTCCCTGGTCTGCAAGGCGGTCGAGGCAGACGGGCGGCCCACTGTGAAGCTGTCGGACAACCCGAAGAAGGCGATGGGGCCTGCGGCGGAGGTCGCGCGGTACAAGCGGGTGTTCGGGGTGGGGGAGCAGGTGGCGGAGGAGGTGGTGGTTTAG
- a CDS encoding short-chain fatty acid transporter, whose protein sequence is MSDNSPSPGFIGRLTGALDAFIQRWLPEPLVIVILLTFFVFAAGILFEGASPVAMIGYFGDGFWNLLTFAMQMALVLVTGFVFASTPLFGRLLGAIARRASTPGQAIVLVTLVSLAASFVNWGFGLVIGALFAKRLAREVPEVDYRVLIAAGYSGFLIWHAGLSGSIPLTAATPGNFLEDEIGLIPASETIFAPFNLILLAVIAVGLPFLNRTMLNHGGRVVRAGDLHLEDADEGTPHVKADTPAARLETARWLGWGIGGFGLAYIALQVLTGAFALTLNTVNFAFLFAGLLLHGSARNFLDALDAAVKGVGGILIQFPFYAGVMGMMVGSGLAASLTDLFVGGANATVLPVLAFLSAGIVNVLVPSGGGQWAVQGPIVMPAAEALGADKARVLMAIAWGDAWTNMIQPFWALPALAVAGLSARDIMGFCVLVLFVSGAVLMLGLTFLP, encoded by the coding sequence ATGTCTGACAATTCCCCTTCCCCCGGATTCATCGGCCGCCTGACCGGCGCGCTTGACGCTTTCATCCAACGCTGGCTGCCGGAGCCGTTGGTGATCGTCATCCTGCTTACCTTTTTCGTCTTTGCGGCGGGAATCCTTTTCGAAGGGGCCTCGCCCGTGGCCATGATCGGCTACTTCGGGGATGGGTTCTGGAACCTGCTGACCTTCGCGATGCAGATGGCGCTGGTGCTGGTCACGGGCTTCGTCTTTGCCTCCACCCCTTTGTTCGGGCGGTTGCTGGGTGCGATTGCCCGGCGCGCGTCGACACCCGGTCAGGCGATCGTGCTGGTCACGCTGGTCTCGCTGGCGGCGAGTTTCGTGAACTGGGGCTTTGGGTTGGTGATTGGTGCGCTTTTCGCCAAACGACTTGCCCGCGAAGTGCCAGAGGTGGATTACCGCGTGTTGATCGCCGCAGGGTATTCCGGCTTTCTGATCTGGCACGCCGGCTTGTCGGGGTCGATCCCGCTGACCGCAGCCACGCCGGGCAATTTTCTGGAGGACGAAATCGGGCTGATCCCGGCGTCCGAGACGATCTTTGCCCCCTTCAACCTGATCCTGCTGGCGGTGATCGCCGTGGGTCTGCCGTTCCTGAACCGGACGATGCTGAACCACGGCGGGCGCGTGGTGCGGGCGGGCGATCTGCACCTGGAAGACGCAGATGAAGGCACCCCGCATGTCAAAGCCGACACCCCCGCCGCCCGCCTGGAAACGGCGAGATGGCTGGGCTGGGGGATCGGCGGATTCGGCCTGGCCTATATCGCACTGCAGGTGTTGACCGGTGCCTTTGCGCTGACGCTGAACACGGTGAACTTTGCGTTCCTGTTCGCCGGACTGCTGCTGCACGGGTCGGCACGCAACTTTCTGGATGCGCTGGACGCGGCGGTAAAAGGTGTGGGCGGCATCCTGATCCAGTTCCCGTTCTACGCGGGCGTCATGGGGATGATGGTCGGATCGGGGCTGGCGGCGTCGCTGACCGATCTGTTCGTAGGCGGTGCCAATGCGACGGTCCTGCCGGTGCTGGCGTTTCTGTCTGCGGGGATCGTGAATGTGCTCGTGCCCTCGGGCGGGGGGCAATGGGCGGTGCAGGGCCCCATCGTCATGCCCGCCGCCGAGGCCTTGGGCGCGGACAAGGCCCGCGTGTTGATGGCGATTGCCTGGGGCGATGCCTGGACCAACATGATCCAGCCGTTCTGGGCCTTGCCCGCCTTGGCCGTGGCGGGCCTGTCGGCGCGCGACATCATGGGGTTCTGCGTGCTGGTCCTGTTCGTGTCCGGTGCGGTTCTGATGCTTGGTCTGACCTTCCTGCCGTAG
- a CDS encoding BCCT family transporter, whose translation MADIKPPLTDLQIHTKEGGFYNGFATRVAVPAKIIISILCVWAIFWPVQSGNVLNGFNTFILGNFAAWYIWVVALFIVVSLGLAIWPTAGRMNLGLDGEKPEFDNFSWFSMMFGAGIGVGMLTWAVAEPVAHFRNNPEVIQGITTAADANNIMMAYKWSYLHWGLSAWACYAIAGLCLAFFSYRRGLPLTIRSSLTPLFGEKLSGTLGHVIDVVAVVATILGVAQTLGFGVEQFVAGLGRIGIGGLADAEGAVTTTGIIVAILIIMGASTLSALSGVGKGIKWLSNINMVLSIILLGFFIIFGATFFGLNAMFVGTFTYLVALPELSFNVWFSDGVEGSQDFLLAQWQGWWPVFYWAWWIAFAPFVGLFLARISRGRTIREFVLGAMVVPALMCFVWFAWAGGTAIDLELNGEANGVIFDAGNGDKIFAMTAFMLEPISEILSWLMAVMIVVLLMTFLVTSADSAVLIVNTINAAGDEGPKARPHIIFWGVALGTVVAGLLISGGTSAIQTAMVIGALPFSVVMVLMCIGLIKAIYNDGRREKVGVPTTHDKIEGASPPNIPDDFGTPAE comes from the coding sequence ATGGCTGATATCAAACCACCATTGACCGATCTCCAGATCCACACGAAGGAAGGCGGGTTCTACAACGGCTTTGCCACGCGCGTGGCAGTTCCCGCCAAGATCATCATCTCCATTCTTTGCGTCTGGGCCATCTTCTGGCCGGTCCAATCGGGCAACGTGCTGAATGGCTTCAACACCTTCATCCTGGGCAACTTCGCGGCCTGGTACATCTGGGTCGTGGCCCTGTTCATCGTCGTGTCCCTCGGGCTGGCGATCTGGCCGACGGCGGGGCGCATGAACCTCGGCCTCGACGGCGAAAAGCCTGAGTTCGACAATTTCTCCTGGTTTTCGATGATGTTCGGCGCGGGCATCGGGGTCGGCATGCTGACCTGGGCCGTGGCCGAACCGGTCGCACACTTCCGCAACAACCCGGAGGTTATCCAGGGGATCACGACCGCGGCGGACGCCAACAATATCATGATGGCCTACAAATGGTCGTATCTGCACTGGGGGCTCAGCGCCTGGGCCTGCTATGCCATCGCGGGCCTGTGCCTGGCGTTCTTCAGCTATCGGCGCGGCCTGCCGCTGACCATCCGGTCGTCCTTGACGCCGCTGTTCGGTGAGAAACTGTCTGGCACCCTGGGCCATGTCATCGACGTCGTTGCCGTGGTCGCCACGATCCTGGGCGTCGCGCAGACGCTGGGCTTCGGGGTGGAGCAGTTCGTCGCCGGTCTGGGCCGGATCGGCATCGGCGGTCTGGCCGACGCAGAGGGCGCGGTCACCACGACCGGCATCATCGTCGCGATCCTGATCATCATGGGGGCGTCGACCCTGTCGGCGCTGTCCGGCGTGGGCAAGGGCATCAAGTGGCTGTCGAACATCAACATGGTGCTGTCGATCATCCTGCTGGGCTTTTTCATCATCTTCGGCGCGACCTTCTTTGGCCTGAACGCCATGTTCGTCGGCACGTTCACCTATCTCGTCGCCTTGCCGGAGCTGAGCTTCAACGTCTGGTTTTCGGACGGTGTCGAAGGCTCGCAGGACTTCCTCCTGGCACAGTGGCAGGGATGGTGGCCGGTGTTCTACTGGGCCTGGTGGATCGCCTTCGCCCCCTTCGTGGGGCTGTTCCTGGCGCGCATCTCGCGCGGTCGGACCATCCGCGAATTCGTGCTGGGCGCAATGGTCGTGCCCGCGCTGATGTGTTTCGTCTGGTTCGCCTGGGCCGGGGGCACAGCCATCGACCTTGAACTGAACGGAGAGGCCAACGGCGTCATCTTCGATGCGGGCAACGGGGACAAGATCTTCGCCATGACCGCCTTCATGCTGGAACCCATCTCCGAGATCCTGTCCTGGCTGATGGCAGTGATGATCGTGGTTCTGCTGATGACGTTCCTCGTCACCTCTGCCGATTCGGCGGTTCTGATCGTCAACACGATCAACGCGGCCGGCGACGAAGGCCCCAAGGCGCGCCCGCACATCATCTTCTGGGGCGTGGCCCTGGGCACGGTGGTGGCGGGTCTGCTGATCTCGGGCGGGACCTCGGCCATTCAGACAGCCATGGTGATCGGCGCGCTGCCGTTCTCCGTGGTGATGGTTCTGATGTGCATCGGCCTGATCAAGGCGATCTACAATGACGGGCGACGTGAAAAGGTCGGCGTGCCGACCACCCACGACAAGATCGAGGGGGCGAGCCCGCCGAATATTCCCGATGATTTCGGCACCCCCGCCGAGTGA
- the pncA gene encoding bifunctional nicotinamidase/pyrazinamidase — MIPDPTHALIVIDVQNGFCPGGNLAVPGGDEIVPGINALMDGFAHVILTQDWHPSGHSSFASSHPGKAPYDLVEMPYGPQVLWPDHCVQGTEDAAFHPDLRSHMARTIVRKGMNPAVDSYSAFFENDQKTPTGLDGLLRTLGVTRLTMVGLATDFCVNFSAVDAAKLGYAVTVQESLCRAIDLDGSLTAARQGLQAAGVSLA; from the coding sequence ATGATCCCAGACCCGACCCATGCCCTGATCGTGATCGATGTGCAGAACGGTTTCTGCCCCGGCGGCAACCTGGCCGTGCCTGGCGGGGATGAAATCGTGCCGGGCATCAACGCGCTGATGGATGGGTTCGCGCATGTGATCCTGACCCAGGACTGGCACCCATCGGGGCATTCGTCTTTCGCGTCCTCGCATCCGGGCAAGGCACCCTATGACCTGGTCGAGATGCCCTACGGGCCACAGGTCCTGTGGCCCGATCACTGCGTGCAGGGCACCGAGGACGCGGCCTTTCATCCCGATCTACGCAGCCATATGGCCCGTACCATCGTCCGCAAGGGCATGAATCCTGCTGTCGACAGCTATTCCGCCTTCTTCGAGAACGACCAAAAGACGCCGACCGGTCTTGATGGCCTCTTGCGGACGTTGGGGGTGACCCGGCTGACGATGGTGGGCCTGGCGACCGACTTCTGCGTGAATTTCTCGGCCGTGGACGCGGCCAAACTGGGCTATGCCGTCACCGTGCAAGAGTCGCTGTGCCGCGCGATTGATCTGGACGGATCGTTGACGGCGGCGCGGCAAGGGCTGCAGGCCGCTGGCGTAAGCCTGGCCTGA
- a CDS encoding DMT family transporter: MMHHALIMLLAGVGIPILAALNARLGANIGAPAAAATVLFAVAFCTAAVAAVLTGMHGFARLAGQPWHLFLAGGLIAFYVLSITWIAPAFGVGNAVLFVLLGQMISAGLIDQFGLFGARVVALSPLRIGGLVLMAVGLLLTQMAGRD, encoded by the coding sequence GTGATGCACCATGCGCTGATCATGCTGCTGGCAGGTGTCGGCATCCCGATCCTGGCGGCCCTGAATGCGCGTCTGGGGGCGAATATCGGGGCCCCTGCCGCCGCGGCGACGGTGCTGTTCGCCGTCGCCTTCTGCACGGCAGCGGTTGCGGCGGTGCTGACCGGGATGCACGGCTTTGCACGGCTGGCCGGGCAACCCTGGCATCTGTTCCTCGCAGGGGGATTGATCGCCTTCTACGTCTTGTCGATCACCTGGATCGCACCTGCCTTCGGGGTCGGAAATGCAGTGCTGTTCGTATTGCTGGGGCAGATGATCTCGGCCGGGTTGATCGATCAGTTCGGCCTGTTCGGCGCGCGCGTGGTGGCGCTGTCCCCCTTGCGGATAGGGGGGCTGGTGCTGATGGCGGTGGGGCTGTTGCTGACGCAGATGGCGGGACGGGACTGA
- a CDS encoding queuosine precursor transporter yields MILAILAMGAIVVASNIGVQFLIADGWLTWGAFTYPLAFLVTDVTNRLYGAEKARKVVLAGFGVGLVCSLIGTQIMGEFGPLVTLRIALASGTAFLVAQLVDLGVFSALRNRRWFVAPLTSSIVGSAIDTTLFFTLAFAGFLAFPITWGDVSWAQEATVVGPLWVGLALADWAVKLSIALLALVPFRLITAKFAQSVA; encoded by the coding sequence ATGATCCTTGCTATCCTCGCCATGGGGGCCATCGTCGTCGCCTCCAACATCGGCGTTCAATTCCTCATCGCTGACGGCTGGCTGACCTGGGGGGCCTTTACCTACCCGCTGGCCTTTCTTGTCACCGACGTCACCAACCGTCTCTACGGTGCTGAAAAAGCGCGCAAAGTCGTGCTCGCCGGGTTCGGTGTCGGCCTTGTCTGTTCGCTGATCGGCACGCAGATCATGGGCGAGTTCGGGCCTCTGGTGACGCTGCGCATCGCGCTGGCATCGGGCACGGCCTTCCTTGTCGCACAACTTGTTGATCTGGGGGTGTTTTCCGCGCTCCGCAATCGCCGCTGGTTTGTTGCGCCGCTGACGTCTTCGATCGTCGGGTCGGCGATCGACACCACGCTTTTCTTCACCCTCGCCTTCGCTGGTTTCCTTGCGTTTCCAATCACTTGGGGCGACGTGTCCTGGGCGCAGGAGGCGACGGTTGTGGGGCCGCTCTGGGTTGGTCTGGCGCTGGCGGATTGGGCAGTGAAACTGTCCATCGCGCTGCTGGCTTTGGTGCCGTTCCGGCTCATCACGGCGAAGTTTGCACAATCTGTTGCGTAA
- a CDS encoding FAD-binding oxidoreductase: MNTTQTDPLSDLRALLGATHVLTGAETDRFARDWTGKWRADPVAVVRPADTEQVAACVRIAARHGLAIVPVGGNTGLVGGTANTGALMISLERMTAIRDIRPEAGVIVVEAGAVLSTIHDAVAEHGLMFPLTFGARGSARVGGFLSTNAGGSNVVRYGSTRGLCLGLEVVLADGRILDLMSALRKDNSGYDLRDLFIGGEGTLGIITAAVLRLTPTPRHYATAFAAVSDLPAALRLLRALQQATDGAVEAFEYMPRGYMQALSKYRPDLRQPFAIHDHNVMIDLGGLSRPLDETLENVLARAVEQGDVLDAMIAQNAAQRAHIWEMRESAAEVTFTRLPIVDNDVALPLDGVGDFIDTMRARLDAMDPGADDLIVAHLGDGNVHLTVYPSDDRQLDAIREMIEAVTVDLGGSISAEHGIGLSKLTTMTRRKDPVALDVMRAVKQALDPDNRMNPGKVIPDA, from the coding sequence ATGAATACCACTCAGACCGACCCGCTTTCTGACCTGCGCGCCCTGCTTGGCGCGACCCATGTCCTGACCGGGGCAGAAACCGACCGCTTTGCCCGCGACTGGACCGGCAAGTGGCGGGCCGACCCGGTTGCGGTGGTGCGCCCCGCCGACACCGAACAGGTCGCCGCCTGCGTGCGGATTGCGGCCCGACATGGGCTGGCCATCGTTCCCGTGGGTGGCAACACCGGCCTCGTTGGGGGCACGGCCAACACCGGGGCCTTGATGATCTCGTTGGAAAGGATGACCGCGATCCGCGACATCCGCCCCGAGGCCGGCGTCATCGTGGTCGAGGCGGGCGCCGTTCTGTCGACCATCCACGACGCCGTGGCAGAACACGGGCTGATGTTCCCGCTGACCTTTGGCGCGCGCGGGTCCGCGCGGGTGGGGGGCTTTCTGTCGACCAACGCGGGCGGCTCCAACGTGGTGCGGTATGGGTCCACCCGCGGGCTTTGCCTGGGGTTGGAAGTGGTGCTGGCCGATGGCCGCATCCTCGATCTGATGAGCGCGCTGCGCAAGGACAACTCCGGCTACGACCTGCGCGACCTGTTCATCGGGGGCGAAGGGACGCTGGGCATCATCACCGCCGCCGTCCTGCGCCTGACGCCCACACCGCGCCACTACGCCACCGCTTTTGCCGCCGTCTCTGACCTGCCCGCCGCCCTGCGTCTTTTGCGCGCCCTGCAGCAGGCGACGGACGGTGCGGTCGAGGCCTTTGAATACATGCCGCGCGGCTACATGCAGGCCCTGTCGAAATACCGCCCGGACCTGCGCCAGCCCTTTGCGATTCACGACCACAACGTGATGATCGACCTGGGCGGCCTCAGCCGGCCCCTGGACGAGACATTGGAAAACGTCCTGGCCCGCGCCGTCGAGCAGGGCGATGTCCTCGATGCGATGATCGCCCAGAACGCGGCCCAACGTGCGCATATCTGGGAAATGCGGGAATCCGCCGCCGAGGTGACCTTTACCCGCCTGCCCATCGTCGACAACGACGTGGCCCTGCCGCTGGATGGGGTCGGTGATTTCATCGACACCATGCGCGCCCGGCTGGACGCGATGGACCCCGGGGCCGACGATCTGATCGTGGCGCATCTGGGCGACGGCAACGTGCACCTGACGGTCTATCCCAGCGACGACAGACAGCTGGACGCCATCCGCGAGATGATCGAAGCGGTGACCGTGGACCTGGGCGGCTCGATCAGTGCCGAACACGGCATCGGCCTGTCAAAGCTGACCACGATGACCCGGCGCAAGGATCCGGTGGCGCTGGACGTGATGCGGGCGGTCAAACAGGCGCTCGATCCGGACAACCGGATGAATCCGGGCAAGGTGATCCCGGACGCTTAA
- a CDS encoding rhodanese-related sulfurtransferase has protein sequence MVTIAAFYRFARFADPSALRPALLSLTQSEGLRGSILLAPEGVNGTVAGPAEGIDRLLAHLRALPDCDGLEAKISHADEMPFGKMKVRLKREIVTMGQPEVDPLGGVGRYVPPADWNAVVADPDTVVIDTRNDYEVAIGSFAGAIDPKTEAFGDFPAWWQENAPRFAGKRVAMFCTGGIRCEKSTAYLRQQGVDDVVHLQGGILKYLEDVAPEDSLWQGGCFVFDDRVSVGHGLQPDGHLLCHACRRPLKPNETEHPAYEAGVQCHQCVTQFSEADRNRFRERVRQIELARTRGDRHLGR, from the coding sequence ATGGTCACCATCGCCGCCTTCTACCGGTTCGCCCGCTTTGCCGACCCTTCGGCGCTGCGCCCCGCCCTATTGTCCCTGACACAGTCCGAGGGATTGCGCGGGTCGATCCTGCTGGCACCCGAAGGGGTGAACGGCACCGTGGCGGGACCGGCCGAAGGGATCGACCGGCTGCTGGCGCATCTGCGCGCCCTGCCCGATTGCGATGGGCTGGAGGCCAAGATCAGCCACGCAGACGAGATGCCCTTTGGCAAGATGAAGGTCCGCCTGAAGCGCGAGATCGTCACGATGGGCCAGCCCGAGGTTGACCCCCTGGGCGGCGTCGGACGCTATGTTCCGCCTGCGGACTGGAACGCGGTCGTGGCCGACCCCGACACGGTCGTGATCGACACCCGCAACGACTACGAAGTGGCGATCGGCAGTTTCGCAGGTGCCATCGACCCAAAGACCGAAGCCTTTGGCGATTTCCCGGCCTGGTGGCAGGAAAACGCCCCGCGATTTGCCGGCAAACGGGTTGCGATGTTTTGCACCGGGGGCATCCGCTGCGAAAAATCCACCGCCTACCTGCGGCAACAGGGCGTGGACGACGTGGTGCATCTGCAGGGCGGCATCCTGAAATACCTGGAGGACGTGGCCCCCGAAGACAGCCTTTGGCAGGGTGGGTGTTTCGTTTTCGACGACCGGGTCAGCGTCGGGCACGGGCTGCAACCGGACGGGCATCTTCTGTGCCACGCCTGCCGCAGACCCTTGAAACCAAACGAAACCGAACATCCCGCCTATGAGGCCGGGGTACAGTGCCATCAATGTGTTACGCAGTTTTCGGAGGCTGATCGGAACAGATTTCGGGAACGCGTGCGCCAGATCGAACTTGCCCGAACACGGGGCGACCGGCACCTAGGGCGTTGA